A window of Cyclopterus lumpus isolate fCycLum1 chromosome 14, fCycLum1.pri, whole genome shotgun sequence contains these coding sequences:
- the uspl1 gene encoding SUMO-specific isopeptidase USPL1 isoform X3 yields MSACADGFAPPICLTPAGHLQCSSEALLIADADEDVLSPHRGAPCASEDDFRQMKSPHGVLSRCCILDPKQSLSTTEDIYSAEINTPLLQTEQKSLTADITACKDIGSTESEMDGLSSAVLTKSEELVSVQNQPFWRNSDNLCWLDSLLVALVNCQSLRKCKPKDEPQQSSVWQLMRGYEDVCASIQVHQQTGRDGAVGVPNHVLQKADADLHCLRMSVFKLLQPKLHCKLDKVPLNDREVENMPASAVSTLTRDDALTAAHVCCFSGQRETPVFAMPLLLQSDSWVEPLFQSTFHWEFKCSECKTTTKERVIKTLPTFTNVLPDWCPLDAVHLAPCNMCCQKNQRRTMKLESVPPVFALHFVEGLPDNDVRTFAFAFKEKRYSVTTVIQYNHQLKHFVTWICNSDGSWLEYDDMKHPECKTHQKLLVPAQEMHVVFWEGKEDKEPRVCSPSSTFAESPPSKNVMNPSQRHTDLTADTLFSCGPDQSFLMSHDVTDIIGALSVSEDRSNVMDTMVAPEVDTSIGSTTLLDTFEGLSQNDIITLTLEKIDSEMQPLNDKETQELSVPSRIEILDSTPDSSSAVIGSERSHDTDVELPAATSSDSADGSSSDPTFVPEGRRGRGKRVGRGKPVGRGKPVGRQMVKKAQQASPVSLTDASPLSTGQKGPPQNARWSFLLSKHPLNQVHKAITKSDPIHTPTSVAQVKPTPPTHCTPEPERRPQKPAGFFPKPQLKTEDGVGLPLKAAEMYGGFGAKSSNARSVLLCPAVLNGKSKPFQPIPSNQQTSLKTTAVVSGTLPPLPGAKRLPEISHPKKQSSQSSKLPPGLSDTDALRYKLIKKLKAKKKKLAKLNEMLGLQGGASRRPDSTDLGSPNTVTSSTYDGSICADFLSDLLSPATTASNLSPDSTGFLEMLTNGHDGADQVDCGVNAVGAVTQTNAPNTENFLEEFLSQAVAQAPTEMETEALNALELFV; encoded by the exons ATGTCTGCTTGTGCAGATGGTTTTGCTCCCCCTATATGCTTGACACCAGCTGGACACCTGCAGTGCTCATCAGAAGCCTTGTTGATCGCCGATGCGGATGAAGATGTGCTCTCTCCTCACCGTGGTGCTCCTTGTGCCTCAGAGGATGACTTCAGGCAAATGAAGAGTCCTCATGGAGTACTGAGCAGATGCTGCATTCTGGACCCCAAGCAGTCCTTGTCCACAACTGAGGACATTTATTCAGCTGAAATCAATACTCCATTGTTGCAGACGGAACAGAAATCACTGACTGCCGACATCACCGCATGTAAGGACATAGGAAGCACTGAGTCAGAAATGGATGGTTTGTCCTCTGCCGTGCTGACGAAGTCAGAGGAGCTTGTATCTGTTCAAAATCAACCTTTTTGGAGGAACAGCGACAACTTGTGTTGGCTGGACTCGCTGCTTGTTGCTTTGGTAAACTGTCAGAGCTTGAGAAAGTGTAAACCTAAAGATGAGCCTCAGCAGTCATCTGTCTGGCAGCTGATGAGAGGATATGAAGACGTTTGTGCTTCCATCCAAGTCCATCAACAGACTGGCAGAG aTGGTGCGGTTGGTGTGCCAAATCATGTGCTGCAAAAGGCTGATGCAGACCTACACTGTCTCAGGATGTCAGTCTTTAAACTACTGCAGCCCAAGCTGCATTGCAAATTAG ATAAAGTTCCTTTAAATGACCGTGAAGTGGAGAACATGCCTGCATCTGCTGTCAGCACTCTTACCCGGGACGATGCGCTAACTGCTGCGCACGTGTGCTGCTTTTCAGGTCAGAGGGAAACTCCGGTATTTGCCATGCCGCTTCTGCTGCAGTCGGACTCGTGGGTGGAGCCTCTCTTCCAGTCAACCTTCCACTGGGAGTTCAAGTGCAGTGAATGCAAAACCACCACGAAAGAAAG GGTTATAAAAACTCTCCCCACCTTCACAAATGTTTTGCCTGATTGGTGCCCCCTTGATGCAGTCCACTTGGCCCCGTGCAACATGTGCTGCCAGAAGAATCAGAGGAGGACGATGAAGctggagag tgtgCCTCCAGTGTTTGCGCTGCACTTCGTCGAGGGGCTTCCAGACAACGATGTCAGAACATTCGCCTTCGCCTTCAAGGAGAAGCGCTACTCGGTCACCACCGTCATACAGTACAACCATCAACTCAAGCATTTTGTCACCTGGATTTGTAACTCTGATG GATCATGGCTGGAATATGACGACATGAAACATCCGGAGTGCAAGACCCATCAAAAGCTCTTGGTTCCTGCTCAGGAGATGCACGTCGTCTTctgggaggggaaggaggataAAGAGCCTCGTGTCTGTTCTCCCTCTAGCACATTTGCTGAATCTCCCCCATCTAAAAATGTGATGAACCCCAGTCAAAGGCACACAGACTTAACAGCAGACACACTGTTTTCCTGCGGTCCCGATCAGTCTTTTCTGATGTCGCACGACGTCACCGACATCATCGGTGCACTCTCTGTGTCTGAAGACCGCAGCAATGTCATGGACACAATGGTTGCACCCGAAGTTGATACATCAATAGGTTCCACGACCCTGCTCGACACCTTCGAGGGCCTTTCCCAAAATGACATCATTACACTCACACTTGAAAAAATTGATTCAGAAATGCAGCCTTTAAACGACAAGGAAACTCAGGAGTTGAGTGTTCCCAGCAGGATTGAAATACTTGACTCCACCCCGGATAGCTCCTCCGCTGTAATAGGCAGTGAAAGGTCCCACGACACTGATGTTGAGCTCCCCGCCGCTACTTCGTCTGATTCTGCGGATGGCTCGTCTAGTGATCCTACGTTTGTGCCTGAAGGTAGGAGAGGACGGGGTAAAAGAGTTGGCAGAGGCAAACCAGTTGGCAGAGGCAAACCAGTTGGCAGACAAATGGTTAAAAAGGCTCAGCAAGCGTCCCCTGTGTCCTTGACGGATGCCTCCCCCCTGTCCACTGGTCAGAAAGGTCCACCTCAGAACGCCCGCTGGTCCTTCCTGCTCAGCAAACACCCATTAAACCAAGTTCACAAGGCAATTACTAAATCTGACCCCATCCACACACCCACCTCAGTCGCACAAGTAAAGCCCACTCCTCCCACTCATTGTACGCCCGAGCCTGAGAGAAGACCGCAGAAGCCTGCAGGATTCTTCCCAAAACCACAACTCAAGACAGAAGACGGTGTCGGTCTCCCGCTAAAAGCTGCGGAAATGTACGGTGGATTCGGTGCCAAGAGCTCAAACGCCCGAAGTGTGCTCCTGTGTCCGGCTGTTCTCAATGGCAAGTCGAAGCCGTTTCAACCCATACCTTCAAACCAGCAGACATCCCTGAAGACCACTGCAGTGGTGTCTGGTACATTGCCTCCTTTGCCTGGAGCAAAGCGGCTTCCTGAAATATCCCACCCAAAGAAACAAAGCAGCCAGTCCTCGAAGCTTCCTCCCGGTCTCAGCGACACAGACGCCCTCCGGTACAAGCTGATTAAGAAACTGaaggcaaagaaaaagaagctcgCAAAGCTGAATGAAATGTTGGGCCTTCAGGGGGGGGCCAGCCGCCGCCCTGACAGCACTGACCTGGGCTCCCCGAATACGGTCACCTCCAGCACCTACGACGGCTCCATCTGCGCCGACTTCCTCTCGGATCTGCTTTCGCCGGCAACGACCGCGAGCAATCTTTCACCAGACAGCACCGGCTTCCTCGAGATGCTCACCAACGGGCATGATGGAGCCGACCAGGTGGACTGTGGGGTCAATGCGGTCGGTGCAGTTACCCAGACAAACGCACCCAACACTGAAAACTTCCTGGAGGAGTTTCTCTCTCAGGCTGTGGCTCAGGCACCGACTGAGATGGAGACAGAGGCACTTAATGCACTTGAGCTTTTCGTTTGA
- the uspl1 gene encoding SUMO-specific isopeptidase USPL1 isoform X4: protein MSACADGFAPPICLTPAGHLQCSSEALLIADADEDVLSPHRGAPCASEDDFRQMKSPHGVLSRCCILDPKQSLSTTEDIYSAEINTPLLQTEQKSLTADITACKDIGSTESEMDGLSSAVLTKSEELVSVQNQPFWRNSDNLCWLDSLLVALVNCQSLRKCKPKDEPQQSSVWQLMRGYEDVCASIQVHQQTGRDGAVGVPNHVLQKADADLHCLRMSVFKLLQPKLHCKLGQRETPVFAMPLLLQSDSWVEPLFQSTFHWEFKCSECKTTTKERVIKTLPTFTNVLPDWCPLDAVHLAPCNMCCQKNQRRTMKLESVPPVFALHFVEGLPDNDVRTFAFAFKEKRYSVTTVIQYNHQLKHFVTWICNSDGSWLEYDDMKHPECKTHQKLLVPAQEMHVVFWEGKEDKEPRVCSPSSTFAESPPSKNVMNPSQRHTDLTADTLFSCGPDQSFLMSHDVTDIIGALSVSEDRSNVMDTMVAPEVDTSIGSTTLLDTFEGLSQNDIITLTLEKIDSEMQPLNDKETQELSVPSRIEILDSTPDSSSAVIGSERSHDTDVELPAATSSDSADGSSSDPTFVPEGRRGRGKRVGRGKPVGRGKPVGRQMVKKAQQASPVSLTDASPLSTGQKGPPQNARWSFLLSKHPLNQVHKAITKSDPIHTPTSVAQVKPTPPTHCTPEPERRPQKPAGFFPKPQLKTEDGVGLPLKAAEMYGGFGAKSSNARSVLLCPAVLNGKSKPFQPIPSNQQTSLKTTAVVSGTLPPLPGAKRLPEISHPKKQSSQSSKLPPGLSDTDALRYKLIKKLKAKKKKLAKLNEMLGLQGGASRRPDSTDLGSPNTVTSSTYDGSICADFLSDLLSPATTASNLSPDSTGFLEMLTNGHDGADQVDCGVNAVGAVTQTNAPNTENFLEEFLSQAVAQAPTEMETEALNALELFV from the exons ATGTCTGCTTGTGCAGATGGTTTTGCTCCCCCTATATGCTTGACACCAGCTGGACACCTGCAGTGCTCATCAGAAGCCTTGTTGATCGCCGATGCGGATGAAGATGTGCTCTCTCCTCACCGTGGTGCTCCTTGTGCCTCAGAGGATGACTTCAGGCAAATGAAGAGTCCTCATGGAGTACTGAGCAGATGCTGCATTCTGGACCCCAAGCAGTCCTTGTCCACAACTGAGGACATTTATTCAGCTGAAATCAATACTCCATTGTTGCAGACGGAACAGAAATCACTGACTGCCGACATCACCGCATGTAAGGACATAGGAAGCACTGAGTCAGAAATGGATGGTTTGTCCTCTGCCGTGCTGACGAAGTCAGAGGAGCTTGTATCTGTTCAAAATCAACCTTTTTGGAGGAACAGCGACAACTTGTGTTGGCTGGACTCGCTGCTTGTTGCTTTGGTAAACTGTCAGAGCTTGAGAAAGTGTAAACCTAAAGATGAGCCTCAGCAGTCATCTGTCTGGCAGCTGATGAGAGGATATGAAGACGTTTGTGCTTCCATCCAAGTCCATCAACAGACTGGCAGAG aTGGTGCGGTTGGTGTGCCAAATCATGTGCTGCAAAAGGCTGATGCAGACCTACACTGTCTCAGGATGTCAGTCTTTAAACTACTGCAGCCCAAGCTGCATTGCAAATTAG GTCAGAGGGAAACTCCGGTATTTGCCATGCCGCTTCTGCTGCAGTCGGACTCGTGGGTGGAGCCTCTCTTCCAGTCAACCTTCCACTGGGAGTTCAAGTGCAGTGAATGCAAAACCACCACGAAAGAAAG GGTTATAAAAACTCTCCCCACCTTCACAAATGTTTTGCCTGATTGGTGCCCCCTTGATGCAGTCCACTTGGCCCCGTGCAACATGTGCTGCCAGAAGAATCAGAGGAGGACGATGAAGctggagag tgtgCCTCCAGTGTTTGCGCTGCACTTCGTCGAGGGGCTTCCAGACAACGATGTCAGAACATTCGCCTTCGCCTTCAAGGAGAAGCGCTACTCGGTCACCACCGTCATACAGTACAACCATCAACTCAAGCATTTTGTCACCTGGATTTGTAACTCTGATG GATCATGGCTGGAATATGACGACATGAAACATCCGGAGTGCAAGACCCATCAAAAGCTCTTGGTTCCTGCTCAGGAGATGCACGTCGTCTTctgggaggggaaggaggataAAGAGCCTCGTGTCTGTTCTCCCTCTAGCACATTTGCTGAATCTCCCCCATCTAAAAATGTGATGAACCCCAGTCAAAGGCACACAGACTTAACAGCAGACACACTGTTTTCCTGCGGTCCCGATCAGTCTTTTCTGATGTCGCACGACGTCACCGACATCATCGGTGCACTCTCTGTGTCTGAAGACCGCAGCAATGTCATGGACACAATGGTTGCACCCGAAGTTGATACATCAATAGGTTCCACGACCCTGCTCGACACCTTCGAGGGCCTTTCCCAAAATGACATCATTACACTCACACTTGAAAAAATTGATTCAGAAATGCAGCCTTTAAACGACAAGGAAACTCAGGAGTTGAGTGTTCCCAGCAGGATTGAAATACTTGACTCCACCCCGGATAGCTCCTCCGCTGTAATAGGCAGTGAAAGGTCCCACGACACTGATGTTGAGCTCCCCGCCGCTACTTCGTCTGATTCTGCGGATGGCTCGTCTAGTGATCCTACGTTTGTGCCTGAAGGTAGGAGAGGACGGGGTAAAAGAGTTGGCAGAGGCAAACCAGTTGGCAGAGGCAAACCAGTTGGCAGACAAATGGTTAAAAAGGCTCAGCAAGCGTCCCCTGTGTCCTTGACGGATGCCTCCCCCCTGTCCACTGGTCAGAAAGGTCCACCTCAGAACGCCCGCTGGTCCTTCCTGCTCAGCAAACACCCATTAAACCAAGTTCACAAGGCAATTACTAAATCTGACCCCATCCACACACCCACCTCAGTCGCACAAGTAAAGCCCACTCCTCCCACTCATTGTACGCCCGAGCCTGAGAGAAGACCGCAGAAGCCTGCAGGATTCTTCCCAAAACCACAACTCAAGACAGAAGACGGTGTCGGTCTCCCGCTAAAAGCTGCGGAAATGTACGGTGGATTCGGTGCCAAGAGCTCAAACGCCCGAAGTGTGCTCCTGTGTCCGGCTGTTCTCAATGGCAAGTCGAAGCCGTTTCAACCCATACCTTCAAACCAGCAGACATCCCTGAAGACCACTGCAGTGGTGTCTGGTACATTGCCTCCTTTGCCTGGAGCAAAGCGGCTTCCTGAAATATCCCACCCAAAGAAACAAAGCAGCCAGTCCTCGAAGCTTCCTCCCGGTCTCAGCGACACAGACGCCCTCCGGTACAAGCTGATTAAGAAACTGaaggcaaagaaaaagaagctcgCAAAGCTGAATGAAATGTTGGGCCTTCAGGGGGGGGCCAGCCGCCGCCCTGACAGCACTGACCTGGGCTCCCCGAATACGGTCACCTCCAGCACCTACGACGGCTCCATCTGCGCCGACTTCCTCTCGGATCTGCTTTCGCCGGCAACGACCGCGAGCAATCTTTCACCAGACAGCACCGGCTTCCTCGAGATGCTCACCAACGGGCATGATGGAGCCGACCAGGTGGACTGTGGGGTCAATGCGGTCGGTGCAGTTACCCAGACAAACGCACCCAACACTGAAAACTTCCTGGAGGAGTTTCTCTCTCAGGCTGTGGCTCAGGCACCGACTGAGATGGAGACAGAGGCACTTAATGCACTTGAGCTTTTCGTTTGA
- the uspl1 gene encoding SUMO-specific isopeptidase USPL1 isoform X1, with amino-acid sequence MVIFFEWYWKPVDQRSSSGLPMTGEDTGLGALASPLVGYLGKVQERAASLEYCPWCTSKGLTYTLRSYRINLQESITLCTNPQCLFPLVSRSLEDVLAGLVPVEPTVGNKRKNALALEKEELIRPVHKCLRSSDSLGPQSITDALVSPENGAVNIVNNGHHAAPKTEEGKVNGYRDSPLAATTGWESLQYEDDVLVKEPEMSACADGFAPPICLTPAGHLQCSSEALLIADADEDVLSPHRGAPCASEDDFRQMKSPHGVLSRCCILDPKQSLSTTEDIYSAEINTPLLQTEQKSLTADITACKDIGSTESEMDGLSSAVLTKSEELVSVQNQPFWRNSDNLCWLDSLLVALVNCQSLRKCKPKDEPQQSSVWQLMRGYEDVCASIQVHQQTGRDGAVGVPNHVLQKADADLHCLRMSVFKLLQPKLHCKLGQRETPVFAMPLLLQSDSWVEPLFQSTFHWEFKCSECKTTTKERVIKTLPTFTNVLPDWCPLDAVHLAPCNMCCQKNQRRTMKLESVPPVFALHFVEGLPDNDVRTFAFAFKEKRYSVTTVIQYNHQLKHFVTWICNSDGSWLEYDDMKHPECKTHQKLLVPAQEMHVVFWEGKEDKEPRVCSPSSTFAESPPSKNVMNPSQRHTDLTADTLFSCGPDQSFLMSHDVTDIIGALSVSEDRSNVMDTMVAPEVDTSIGSTTLLDTFEGLSQNDIITLTLEKIDSEMQPLNDKETQELSVPSRIEILDSTPDSSSAVIGSERSHDTDVELPAATSSDSADGSSSDPTFVPEGRRGRGKRVGRGKPVGRGKPVGRQMVKKAQQASPVSLTDASPLSTGQKGPPQNARWSFLLSKHPLNQVHKAITKSDPIHTPTSVAQVKPTPPTHCTPEPERRPQKPAGFFPKPQLKTEDGVGLPLKAAEMYGGFGAKSSNARSVLLCPAVLNGKSKPFQPIPSNQQTSLKTTAVVSGTLPPLPGAKRLPEISHPKKQSSQSSKLPPGLSDTDALRYKLIKKLKAKKKKLAKLNEMLGLQGGASRRPDSTDLGSPNTVTSSTYDGSICADFLSDLLSPATTASNLSPDSTGFLEMLTNGHDGADQVDCGVNAVGAVTQTNAPNTENFLEEFLSQAVAQAPTEMETEALNALELFV; translated from the exons ATGGTAATATTTTTTGAATGGTACTGGAAACCCGTGGaccagaggagcagcagtggTTTGCCAATGACTGGCGAAGACACTGGTTTGGGGGCTTTGGCCTCGCCACTGGTGGGGTATTTGGGAAAA GTTCAGGAAAGAGCTGCTTCACTGGAGTATTGTCCCTGGTGTACTTCAAAGGGCTTGACCTATACTCTGCGCTCTTATCGCATCAACCTCCAGGAGTCTATCACCCTCTGCACAAACCCACAG TGCCTTTTCCCTCTGGTCAGCCGTTCCTTGGAGGATGTTTTGGCAGGCTTGGTTCCTGTGGAGCCCACTGTTgggaacaaaagaaagaatgcCTTGGCACTGGAAAAGGAAGAGTTGATTAGACCTGTACACAAATGCTTGCGATCAAGTGACAGTCTTGGGCCACAGAGTATTACAGATGCACTTGTCAGCCCAGAGAATGGTGCGGTAAACATTGTCAATAATGGCCATCATGCAGCACCCAAGACAGAAGAGGGGAAGGTGAATGGATACAGGGATTCTCCACTTGCAGCGACAACAGGATGGGAGTCACTACAATATGAGGATGATGTTCTGGTCAAGGAACCGGAGATGTCTGCTTGTGCAGATGGTTTTGCTCCCCCTATATGCTTGACACCAGCTGGACACCTGCAGTGCTCATCAGAAGCCTTGTTGATCGCCGATGCGGATGAAGATGTGCTCTCTCCTCACCGTGGTGCTCCTTGTGCCTCAGAGGATGACTTCAGGCAAATGAAGAGTCCTCATGGAGTACTGAGCAGATGCTGCATTCTGGACCCCAAGCAGTCCTTGTCCACAACTGAGGACATTTATTCAGCTGAAATCAATACTCCATTGTTGCAGACGGAACAGAAATCACTGACTGCCGACATCACCGCATGTAAGGACATAGGAAGCACTGAGTCAGAAATGGATGGTTTGTCCTCTGCCGTGCTGACGAAGTCAGAGGAGCTTGTATCTGTTCAAAATCAACCTTTTTGGAGGAACAGCGACAACTTGTGTTGGCTGGACTCGCTGCTTGTTGCTTTGGTAAACTGTCAGAGCTTGAGAAAGTGTAAACCTAAAGATGAGCCTCAGCAGTCATCTGTCTGGCAGCTGATGAGAGGATATGAAGACGTTTGTGCTTCCATCCAAGTCCATCAACAGACTGGCAGAG aTGGTGCGGTTGGTGTGCCAAATCATGTGCTGCAAAAGGCTGATGCAGACCTACACTGTCTCAGGATGTCAGTCTTTAAACTACTGCAGCCCAAGCTGCATTGCAAATTAG GTCAGAGGGAAACTCCGGTATTTGCCATGCCGCTTCTGCTGCAGTCGGACTCGTGGGTGGAGCCTCTCTTCCAGTCAACCTTCCACTGGGAGTTCAAGTGCAGTGAATGCAAAACCACCACGAAAGAAAG GGTTATAAAAACTCTCCCCACCTTCACAAATGTTTTGCCTGATTGGTGCCCCCTTGATGCAGTCCACTTGGCCCCGTGCAACATGTGCTGCCAGAAGAATCAGAGGAGGACGATGAAGctggagag tgtgCCTCCAGTGTTTGCGCTGCACTTCGTCGAGGGGCTTCCAGACAACGATGTCAGAACATTCGCCTTCGCCTTCAAGGAGAAGCGCTACTCGGTCACCACCGTCATACAGTACAACCATCAACTCAAGCATTTTGTCACCTGGATTTGTAACTCTGATG GATCATGGCTGGAATATGACGACATGAAACATCCGGAGTGCAAGACCCATCAAAAGCTCTTGGTTCCTGCTCAGGAGATGCACGTCGTCTTctgggaggggaaggaggataAAGAGCCTCGTGTCTGTTCTCCCTCTAGCACATTTGCTGAATCTCCCCCATCTAAAAATGTGATGAACCCCAGTCAAAGGCACACAGACTTAACAGCAGACACACTGTTTTCCTGCGGTCCCGATCAGTCTTTTCTGATGTCGCACGACGTCACCGACATCATCGGTGCACTCTCTGTGTCTGAAGACCGCAGCAATGTCATGGACACAATGGTTGCACCCGAAGTTGATACATCAATAGGTTCCACGACCCTGCTCGACACCTTCGAGGGCCTTTCCCAAAATGACATCATTACACTCACACTTGAAAAAATTGATTCAGAAATGCAGCCTTTAAACGACAAGGAAACTCAGGAGTTGAGTGTTCCCAGCAGGATTGAAATACTTGACTCCACCCCGGATAGCTCCTCCGCTGTAATAGGCAGTGAAAGGTCCCACGACACTGATGTTGAGCTCCCCGCCGCTACTTCGTCTGATTCTGCGGATGGCTCGTCTAGTGATCCTACGTTTGTGCCTGAAGGTAGGAGAGGACGGGGTAAAAGAGTTGGCAGAGGCAAACCAGTTGGCAGAGGCAAACCAGTTGGCAGACAAATGGTTAAAAAGGCTCAGCAAGCGTCCCCTGTGTCCTTGACGGATGCCTCCCCCCTGTCCACTGGTCAGAAAGGTCCACCTCAGAACGCCCGCTGGTCCTTCCTGCTCAGCAAACACCCATTAAACCAAGTTCACAAGGCAATTACTAAATCTGACCCCATCCACACACCCACCTCAGTCGCACAAGTAAAGCCCACTCCTCCCACTCATTGTACGCCCGAGCCTGAGAGAAGACCGCAGAAGCCTGCAGGATTCTTCCCAAAACCACAACTCAAGACAGAAGACGGTGTCGGTCTCCCGCTAAAAGCTGCGGAAATGTACGGTGGATTCGGTGCCAAGAGCTCAAACGCCCGAAGTGTGCTCCTGTGTCCGGCTGTTCTCAATGGCAAGTCGAAGCCGTTTCAACCCATACCTTCAAACCAGCAGACATCCCTGAAGACCACTGCAGTGGTGTCTGGTACATTGCCTCCTTTGCCTGGAGCAAAGCGGCTTCCTGAAATATCCCACCCAAAGAAACAAAGCAGCCAGTCCTCGAAGCTTCCTCCCGGTCTCAGCGACACAGACGCCCTCCGGTACAAGCTGATTAAGAAACTGaaggcaaagaaaaagaagctcgCAAAGCTGAATGAAATGTTGGGCCTTCAGGGGGGGGCCAGCCGCCGCCCTGACAGCACTGACCTGGGCTCCCCGAATACGGTCACCTCCAGCACCTACGACGGCTCCATCTGCGCCGACTTCCTCTCGGATCTGCTTTCGCCGGCAACGACCGCGAGCAATCTTTCACCAGACAGCACCGGCTTCCTCGAGATGCTCACCAACGGGCATGATGGAGCCGACCAGGTGGACTGTGGGGTCAATGCGGTCGGTGCAGTTACCCAGACAAACGCACCCAACACTGAAAACTTCCTGGAGGAGTTTCTCTCTCAGGCTGTGGCTCAGGCACCGACTGAGATGGAGACAGAGGCACTTAATGCACTTGAGCTTTTCGTTTGA